One Thermofilum pendens Hrk 5 DNA segment encodes these proteins:
- a CDS encoding ATP-binding cassette domain-containing protein, translated as MAEPLLEMRGIVKRFGRVEALRGVDFHVGRAEVVGLVGDNGAGKSTLVKIIAGVYQPDAGQMFFEGQPVVFRHPSEARARGIEIVYQHLALIDLLSIDRNIFLGREPTKRIGPIAILDKARMEREAWSILQDIGLRRIRSPSERVAKLSGGERQSVAIGRAMHFKAKLLILDEPTAALSVRETRRVLDHVLEVKKQGVSVIIISHNIYHVYEVSDRIVALDHGRKILDVPREKVTPEEVIDVIRTGAPATPQPEENQRV; from the coding sequence GTGGCGGAGCCGTTGCTGGAGATGAGGGGGATAGTGAAGAGGTTCGGCAGGGTGGAGGCGCTTAGAGGCGTAGACTTCCACGTCGGCAGAGCCGAGGTGGTCGGGCTAGTCGGCGACAACGGGGCGGGGAAGTCCACCCTCGTGAAGATAATCGCCGGCGTCTACCAGCCGGACGCCGGGCAGATGTTCTTCGAGGGGCAACCCGTCGTGTTCAGGCACCCGAGCGAGGCTAGGGCTAGGGGCATAGAGATAGTCTACCAGCACCTCGCGCTGATAGACTTGCTGAGCATAGACAGGAACATATTCCTCGGAAGGGAGCCCACCAAGAGGATAGGCCCAATAGCGATCCTAGACAAGGCGAGGATGGAGAGGGAGGCGTGGAGCATACTGCAGGACATCGGGCTTAGGAGGATCCGCTCGCCGTCTGAGAGAGTAGCGAAGCTCAGCGGGGGAGAGAGGCAGAGCGTGGCTATAGGGAGAGCCATGCACTTCAAGGCAAAGCTACTAATACTCGACGAGCCGACAGCCGCCCTCTCGGTGCGCGAAACGCGGAGAGTGCTCGACCACGTACTAGAGGTCAAGAAGCAGGGAGTAAGCGTCATAATAATCTCCCACAACATCTACCACGTCTACGAGGTATCCGACAGGATAGTAGCACTGGACCACGGCAGAAAGATACTCGACGTGCCAAGGGAGAAGGTTACCCCCGAGGAAGTAATAGACGTAATCAGGACGGGAGCCCCCGCCACCCCACAGCCAGAAGAAAACCAGCGCGTATAA
- a CDS encoding sugar ABC transporter substrate-binding protein, translating into MSQQKTGPAGKTLAVAVVIGLLIGAVIGYGIAAATMVPYSKYAELEKKLEQLQAGAAAPEYTFYYVSHGGPADPWWAPVIKGSQDAARLLNVKVVYSGPEKFSIQALVDLLNSAIAAKPQGIILTITDYKALDEPARRAIAQGIPIIAVNVPDPRPPNERIPYLSYVGQNEYDAGYYLAKYLVDKGYKPKRVVIGIHEVGHIGLETRAKGITDAITQAYPGTPVEKLDITTDPTKAAEVFKSYLTAHPDTDVIFTLGPLGAHPALQVLREMKLTGKVHLLTVDIDNVILKAIEAGELDAAVSQQPYAQGFLPVVFMYLYVKYGIIPPPQVPTGPTVIDKAKLETVKKQIATTGGA; encoded by the coding sequence ATGTCCCAGCAGAAAACCGGCCCAGCCGGCAAGACCCTGGCTGTAGCGGTCGTGATAGGCCTTCTCATCGGCGCAGTAATCGGCTACGGGATCGCCGCGGCAACCATGGTTCCCTACTCCAAGTACGCCGAGCTCGAAAAGAAGCTCGAACAGCTACAAGCCGGCGCCGCCGCCCCGGAGTACACGTTCTACTACGTCTCCCACGGAGGCCCCGCTGACCCGTGGTGGGCCCCAGTAATCAAGGGATCCCAGGACGCGGCGAGGCTCCTCAACGTGAAGGTCGTGTACAGCGGGCCCGAGAAGTTCAGCATACAGGCCCTGGTCGACCTGCTGAACAGTGCTATCGCGGCTAAGCCTCAGGGCATTATACTCACGATCACGGACTACAAGGCGCTCGACGAGCCGGCGAGGAGGGCTATCGCGCAGGGAATACCCATAATTGCCGTCAACGTCCCTGACCCCAGGCCGCCGAACGAGAGGATACCCTACCTTAGCTACGTCGGGCAGAACGAGTACGACGCTGGCTACTACCTAGCCAAGTACCTTGTAGACAAGGGCTACAAGCCGAAGCGCGTAGTGATAGGGATACACGAGGTAGGGCACATAGGTCTCGAGACAAGGGCGAAGGGGATAACCGACGCGATCACCCAGGCGTACCCGGGGACACCCGTCGAGAAGCTCGACATAACGACGGACCCGACGAAGGCCGCGGAGGTCTTTAAGAGCTACCTAACCGCGCACCCGGACACCGACGTCATATTCACGCTCGGACCCCTCGGGGCCCACCCGGCGCTCCAGGTTCTCCGCGAGATGAAGCTAACGGGCAAGGTCCACCTCCTAACCGTCGATATCGACAACGTGATACTTAAAGCCATAGAGGCTGGAGAGCTCGACGCGGCTGTAAGCCAGCAGCCCTACGCGCAGGGCTTCCTGCCCGTAGTCTTCATGTACCTCTACGTGAAGTACGGGATAATCCCGCCGCCCCAGGTGCCGACAGGGCCCACCGTTATCGACAAGGCGAAGCTGGAGACCGTGAAGAAGCAGATAGCGACGACAGGGGGAGCCTAA
- a CDS encoding ABC transporter permease, translating into MATRAEGLRKAGFLAQHPEIGVVSSFFSIAAVFLVLVPDKFLTLPTFYSILTLAGELGVVSLGVAFLMITGEFNLSVSSVYALVPMGVAIMANMGVDMLLASVVMLALAYGIGVLVGYVTIKTGIPSFITSLGMMMFLRGILLAITGGFPVRLEHDHWLMYALNGPVGEQGLRTSAAWLVALTALLAFILDWTPYGNWTYAVGASPNTARELGVSVTKVKLLNFGLSSLLAGLAGLMALSRFKVVDPTLGQGLELEAITSAVLGGCLLTGGYGSITGTFLGAFLIAMTRVGLVLAKAPAYWYSAFIGVILIVATVINIFVVRKYVAGG; encoded by the coding sequence ATGGCTACACGGGCAGAGGGTCTGCGTAAAGCCGGTTTCCTGGCGCAACACCCGGAGATAGGGGTTGTCTCGAGCTTTTTCTCGATAGCCGCTGTTTTCCTCGTGCTCGTCCCGGACAAGTTCCTAACGCTACCTACGTTCTACAGCATACTCACGCTCGCAGGCGAGCTCGGCGTCGTGAGCCTCGGGGTAGCGTTCCTCATGATCACCGGGGAGTTCAACCTGTCCGTGAGCTCCGTCTACGCCCTCGTGCCCATGGGGGTAGCCATCATGGCGAACATGGGTGTAGACATGTTGCTAGCATCCGTGGTTATGCTCGCGCTCGCGTACGGGATAGGGGTACTCGTCGGCTACGTGACCATAAAGACAGGGATACCGAGCTTCATAACGTCGCTCGGCATGATGATGTTCCTGCGCGGCATACTGCTAGCAATCACGGGCGGCTTCCCCGTCAGGCTCGAGCACGACCACTGGCTCATGTACGCCCTCAACGGCCCAGTCGGGGAGCAGGGGCTCAGGACGAGCGCCGCGTGGCTCGTAGCACTCACCGCGCTGCTAGCGTTCATCCTCGACTGGACCCCCTACGGCAACTGGACGTACGCCGTGGGGGCGAGCCCGAACACGGCTAGGGAGCTGGGAGTCTCCGTCACGAAGGTCAAGCTCCTGAACTTCGGCCTCTCGTCCCTGCTAGCGGGGCTCGCGGGGCTAATGGCGCTGAGCAGGTTCAAGGTCGTAGACCCCACGCTGGGGCAAGGCCTGGAGCTGGAAGCCATAACGTCCGCGGTACTCGGGGGGTGCCTGCTCACCGGGGGTTACGGCAGCATAACGGGGACCTTCCTCGGAGCCTTCCTCATAGCCATGACGCGCGTCGGGCTCGTCCTCGCGAAGGCGCCCGCCTACTGGTACAGCGCGTTCATAGGAGTGATACTGATAGTAGCCACCGTGATAAACATATTCGTGGTGAGGAAGTACGTAGCCGGTGGGTGA
- a CDS encoding monomethylamine:corrinoid methyltransferase, producing MRGPLLVELRARKGEYVEQKRFDLERVSRRVAELEKEYGVSFDPSSPAPSEDLAKPVFEAGFTLAVETGLYVVDESRVARFTEEEVREALRNAPRELRVGRGKDERVLRARGPGDRVFVFGGLAGTPVPLEFFEASAASYAAVPRVDALDHGSIQAVAGEAVRGYAPSEALAGIEEAEGVRRALRAVGRPGMHVLGAESSVSSVGSLSALSLGLLGEGDAQLLPVLNELKTDYGQLTKAYVGLARGLIGAALVDPVVGGYARGPAGSAIVSVAETLLALVAYEAGYFLVHPVHILRKATSTLECMWVESVVGLANRYMGLPVVADIWPANGGGTREYLYEAAANTFVAVASGLNVLGPVPANGTQPNGGGFESWFVASLADLVAEKKVSVGAAWSAALELYEKYADKLSSPNPGKPFWELYDLKSLKPSAEWEKTVWEVLREVAELA from the coding sequence GTGAGGGGGCCGCTCCTCGTAGAGCTGAGGGCGAGGAAGGGGGAGTACGTAGAGCAGAAGAGGTTCGACTTGGAGAGGGTTTCCAGGAGGGTCGCCGAGCTGGAGAAGGAGTACGGGGTTAGCTTCGACCCGTCGAGCCCGGCTCCCAGCGAGGACCTGGCTAAACCCGTCTTCGAGGCTGGGTTCACCCTCGCCGTCGAGACGGGGCTCTACGTGGTCGACGAGTCGCGCGTTGCGAGGTTCACCGAGGAGGAGGTCAGGGAGGCTTTGAGGAACGCCCCGAGGGAGCTCAGGGTCGGGCGCGGCAAGGACGAGAGGGTGCTCCGAGCGAGGGGCCCGGGGGACAGGGTCTTCGTGTTCGGGGGCCTTGCGGGGACGCCCGTCCCTCTGGAGTTCTTCGAGGCGTCCGCGGCTTCGTACGCCGCTGTGCCGAGGGTAGACGCCTTGGACCACGGGAGCATCCAGGCTGTAGCGGGGGAGGCTGTGCGGGGCTACGCGCCGAGCGAGGCGCTGGCGGGTATCGAGGAGGCTGAGGGGGTTAGGAGGGCTCTGCGGGCTGTCGGGAGGCCCGGTATGCACGTACTGGGGGCTGAGAGTAGCGTGTCCTCGGTGGGGAGCCTCTCCGCCCTCTCCCTCGGGCTCCTGGGAGAGGGGGACGCCCAGTTGCTCCCCGTGCTTAACGAGCTTAAAACGGACTATGGTCAGTTGACTAAGGCGTACGTCGGGCTAGCGAGGGGGCTCATAGGGGCCGCCCTGGTAGACCCCGTGGTGGGCGGGTACGCGAGGGGGCCCGCGGGCTCCGCTATCGTCAGCGTCGCCGAGACTCTCCTCGCGCTGGTCGCTTACGAGGCTGGCTACTTCCTGGTGCACCCGGTTCACATACTGAGGAAGGCGACCTCGACGCTTGAATGCATGTGGGTAGAGTCCGTCGTCGGCCTCGCGAACAGGTACATGGGACTCCCGGTCGTGGCAGACATCTGGCCTGCCAACGGGGGCGGCACGAGAGAGTACCTCTACGAGGCGGCCGCCAACACGTTCGTCGCCGTAGCGTCGGGGCTCAACGTGCTTGGACCCGTACCGGCGAACGGGACCCAGCCGAACGGCGGTGGCTTCGAGTCGTGGTTCGTCGCGAGCCTGGCGGACCTCGTCGCCGAGAAAAAGGTGAGCGTGGGCGCGGCGTGGTCCGCCGCTCTGGAGCTGTACGAGAAGTACGCCGACAAGCTTTCCAGCCCGAACCCCGGGAAGCCGTTCTGGGAGCTCTACGACTTGAAGAGCCTGAAGCCTTCCGCTGAGTGGGAGAAGACTGTGTGGGAAGTCCTCCGAGAGGTCGCCGAGCTAGCCTAG
- a CDS encoding archaellin/type IV pilin N-terminal domain-containing protein: MKKRGVSPVIATLLLIVIAVAAAVLAYIWITGYQGTLTQQASTTQLQERIAIEAVSYNGTTLTAYVRNVGDVKVNITTIYVFNGSGTIINSNNNNYQLATPVVISPGQVSTVTTSVTLTAGNTYTVEVVTKYGTKASYVFTYRG, translated from the coding sequence ATGAAAAAGAGGGGCGTAAGCCCCGTAATAGCAACACTACTCCTAATAGTCATAGCAGTAGCCGCGGCAGTCCTAGCGTACATCTGGATCACCGGGTACCAAGGAACCCTCACACAGCAAGCAAGCACAACCCAGCTACAAGAGAGAATCGCAATAGAAGCAGTAAGCTACAATGGCACTACGTTAACCGCATACGTGAGAAACGTTGGAGATGTAAAGGTTAACATCACCACGATCTACGTCTTTAACGGTTCAGGAACAATAATAAACAGTAATAATAATAATTATCAACTTGCAACTCCCGTAGTAATTAGTCCTGGACAAGTCAGTACGGTGACTACTTCTGTCACTCTAACAGCCGGTAATACCTATACTGTCGAGGTTGTCACGAAGTACGGCACTAAGGCTTCCTACGTATTCACGTACAGAGGGTAA
- a CDS encoding cobalamin B12-binding domain-containing protein → MDCRGVYAEISRRLADLDAGTVERLVSEALEAGCDVVEVVEEGLRKGMVEVGVRFERGEYFLPELVEAGDIFNSVMEKYVLPRLKGSRAGVRGRVVIGTVRGDIHDIGKNLVATMLRVNGFEVVDLGVDVPPERFVEAVEKYGAEVVGMSALLTTTMLEMRNVIDALKAAGLRDKVKVIVGGAPVTEEIAREIGADAYGRDAVDAVEKCAKLVEELRRARASSI, encoded by the coding sequence GTGGACTGCAGGGGTGTCTACGCGGAGATCTCGAGGAGGCTCGCCGACCTGGACGCCGGGACTGTCGAGCGCCTGGTCTCCGAGGCTCTCGAGGCTGGCTGCGACGTCGTGGAGGTCGTCGAGGAGGGGTTGAGAAAGGGGATGGTGGAGGTCGGCGTTAGGTTTGAGAGAGGCGAGTACTTCCTCCCGGAGCTCGTCGAGGCTGGGGACATATTCAACTCGGTGATGGAGAAGTACGTGTTGCCGAGGCTTAAGGGCTCCCGGGCCGGCGTTAGGGGGCGCGTGGTGATAGGGACGGTGCGCGGGGATATACACGATATCGGCAAGAACCTCGTCGCCACTATGCTCAGGGTTAACGGCTTCGAGGTGGTGGACCTCGGGGTGGACGTGCCGCCCGAGAGGTTCGTGGAGGCGGTCGAGAAGTACGGGGCGGAGGTTGTCGGTATGAGCGCTCTCCTCACTACCACGATGCTGGAGATGAGGAACGTTATAGACGCGTTGAAGGCGGCGGGCCTCAGGGACAAGGTCAAGGTGATAGTGGGGGGAGCCCCCGTAACCGAGGAGATCGCGAGGGAGATAGGCGCGGACGCCTACGGCAGGGACGCGGTGGACGCCGTGGAGAAGTGTGCGAAGCTCGTAGAGGAGCTACGCAGAGCACGCGCTTCAAGTATATAA